Proteins encoded together in one Lathyrus oleraceus cultivar Zhongwan6 chromosome 5, CAAS_Psat_ZW6_1.0, whole genome shotgun sequence window:
- the LOC127080317 gene encoding uncharacterized protein LOC127080317, with product MFVRDWGVLEPERGPDPGSRWTVVLDGASNAQGNGTGAIITSPTGFHLPFTARLCFDCTNNMAEYEACIFGLEVAIDLKIKILEVYGDSALVISQIRGDWEVRDPKLIPYREHVLKLIPYFDEVTFHHIPRAENQLADALAILASMFKVKWKNEAPSFQLDYLDEPAYCLVAEEESDGHPWFHDIKKYLEKQEYPEDASIIDKKYL from the coding sequence ATGTTTGTCAGAGATTGGGGTGTTCTAGAACCAGAAAGGGGACCAGACCCAGGATCGCGATGGACGGTCGTGTTAGATGGAGCCTCTAATGCTCAAGGAAATGGAACAGGGGCAATCATCACCTCCCCAACTGGGTTTCACCTCCCTTTCACTGCGAGACTATGTTTTgactgcaccaacaatatggcagaatacgAAGCGTGTATCTTCGGGTTGGAAGTCGCTATTGACTTAAAGATCAAGATCTTAGAAGTCTATGGAGATTCTGCGTTGGTAATAAGCCAAATCAGAGGAGATTGGGAAGTTCGTGATCCCAAGTTGATCCCTTACAGAGAACATGTCTTGAAGCTGATACCGTATTTCGATGAAGTAACATTCCATCATATTCCCCGAGCGGAAAATCAACTGGCTGATGCTCTGGCCATCCTGGCTTCCATGTTTAAGGTCAAATGGAAGAACGAAGCACCTTCTTTCCAACTTGATTACTTGGACGAGCCAGCATACTGTTTAGTGGCTGAAGAGGAATCAGACGGTCACCCCTGGTTCCACGACATCAAAAAGTATCTAGAGAAGCAAGAGTATCCAGAAGATGCATCCATTATAGACAAGAAGTACCTTTGA